Below is a window of Humulus lupulus chromosome 2, drHumLupu1.1, whole genome shotgun sequence DNA.
CCTGAAGATCACATATCTTTTACTTGCTAGGCACATTTCCTATTCAACATATACTTGAGAGAATAGAAACAGTTACATAAATGCACAAGATAATTGATGAATGAAGAGTGTTTGCAAATAATACATACATATGAGAGAGAAAACTATAGCTTTATTAAAAGCTAACAAATTCTTTCGTTAACAAGTTGATTGATATTCATTACCTCTAATGAAGACATCAAATGAATTGCTGTAGGCTGGGTTATCATAGCAAGGCATTGTATAGAATGGTCGAACAGCCAAAGGGTATCGGTGAAGTATGTAGAACTCAGTACCGTACCTACAACCCAGTAGAAAGCAGTTCGTGGATTTACATTAGACAAatgaaaacataatttaaaaatgcAAAATAGAACACAAGGAAGCGCAAGGAGAAATTTACTTTTCTAAAACTAGCTTCCCCAACTTCCTCTCTGTCTCGGTGTTCAAGTCCCCTAGAGGATCAACTTCAACACCAGCATCCTATATAAGCAAGTCAAACTCAACATTAAAACTAACAGACAaatctatttataaatatatgtatgtatataatttcaaaaattggaAGAAAAATTCTCGcaattataattatattagaaATCCAAAGGCACCGTTTTATCTATAACACATAAGACTCCTAATAAAAGCCATAATAAGCAGTCCCATCAAACCAATCTATTGCCAATAACAACAAGCAATTTAACAATTTTTGTTCCTTGGTATGGATAGTATTTATCTTTCTCTCACAGCAATAcacataattaaatattaaaatctgtAGTGcaataaaacaaaaaacaacatACTTTGAGCATTTGAACACCCTCTTCAAATGTAAGCCGAAGAGTCTTCCTCAAGTACTGCAATTTTCAACACAGAATAATCAGATTCAGACATCAATAGGGACTTGAAAAGAAATATTTATAAACTGTCAATTACACAATTAATAAGCATTTATAAATATGGATCACAACCTTTAGAGGTTCAAATGGATATTGCTTCCCAACAGCTTCAAGCTCTTTCTCACAATTCTTGTTCAAGCCATCGAACATTGCAACAAATAACCGGTCTACAACATCCATTACCTGAGCAAACATATAACATACTCGAAATCATGCCATAGCAAATTTTAGGAGCAACACATCAACAATCCTCAAATATTCAACGCTACCTCAAAGTAGTGATTCTTGATCTCCATTTCAACATCAAGACCAGTGAATTCACACAAATGTCTGTGAGTGAAAGAGTCCTCTGCTCTAAATACAGGACCAATCTCAAAAACACGCCCAAAATCACCGCAGATCGCCATTTGCTTGTGAAGCTGAGGCGACTGAGCTAGGCAAGCAGGTTGCCCTTTGTAGTCCAGTCTAAATACAGAAGCACCACCCTCACTGGAGCCAGCTATTAACTTTGGAGTATGGATTTCGAAAAAGTTTTCAGAAAGCAAGAACTGTCTAAATATCTGCAAGGTAACATGAAACAAAAATTACATACACTTTACACAGGTCACACAAAGCTCATATAAAAGCTAAACTTTTTAATAAacaattgacatatgatatgaaTCAGAACCTTATTCtagtttagaaaataaaaaatctcACCTGACATTCCAAATTCTAAAGATTGACTATGTACATAATATTAAGAAACAGCATAAAGAAAGATAAATATTAAAAAGTAGCAACTTACGGTTCCAACTTGACTCTGAATGCGAAAAATTCCTTGGTTAGCAGGTGTTCGAATGTCAATAACTCTATTATTCAAACGTGTATCCTGATTAACGCGAACAAGTTGTTCTCCAGCCTGGTGAAACACAGTTCCAGATAAAAGCATATGAATTACAAGGGATTTCAAGATagatggatatatatatatatatataatttataaaaacgATCTTTACCTGCAAAGCTTTTTCAATCTCAATCTCGCTTCGGGCAGCATCTTCAACGATGATAGGTAGGGTCGGCAATGCCCTGTTCACACAGTACAGTTTTCTCACTTGAACCTCTACCTGAAACAACCAAAACCCAGTTCAAAAATCAATTTGTTTCGTAGTATCCACAGTTACACACTTTCTTCAATTAATTTATTCAAAACTCGGTCTTCTAATTCTCCAGATTAGATTTATCGAATACTACAAATAttattctttcaaaaaaaaaatcattatcatACGTTTaaactttaaaagaaaaaaaaaatggaaaaacctGTTGTGTGGCTCCCTTGATGGGATCTTTGGGGACCGAGACAATTCCTTCCACATCTACAATGGACTCGCGACTCAACCCGGAAACGAACTTCACCATCTGGCGGCTAACGACGTCGGGAATCGCCGTAATCACGCACTGTACGGTGAAACCCCTCTCTCTGACGACAACGAAGGCCATGTTCTTGCTGACCGATCGGATCGTCTGAGCACGACCACGTACAAGCACATGCTGGTCCTTCAGGGCCTCGTTAAGCGCGCCAACCTCGGTCCAGCTGTTGATGTCAGAAGGAGTCTTCGACTGGAGCTCGACCAGCGGCACATCGCCGTAGTTGTCCGAAAGCGGGTCTTCCTCGACGGAAAGCGATGCGGCGGCAGTGGCCAATGCGGCTTCCTGGCGGCGGCGCAGCTTCTCTAGCTTGGCGGCTTCCTTCTTGGCGGCCTTCTTGCTAACTGATGTGGAATCGTCTTCCTGAGATTGTTCCGATTGGGACGGCAGAGGCGGTTCTTGGCCTGACATTGATTCGGATTGCGAAGCTTTGTCAGCGATTTACAAGTTTTTCTTTTTGGGATTAGGAGAGGACCTCAGTGGAGTACAGACCAAAAATGAATGAAGTAATGGAAACTGAGGAGGCGAGGTTTTTTCTCTTTATTCGTCCACTTTCTTCATGGGCTTTGAGCGGCCCAAAGGCCTAAAACCCACCATGGCCCATAAATTTCTATATGATAATAATATGgagaaaattttatattttatgattttaaaaaaattaatttatgaaaATATAGCAAAAAGTTAAATATAGTAACACTGTTGTTAGATGTAATAGCAAAaaattacactgtgtgtttaaaattgtgcttaaTTCGTTAAGTGAATTATTTGaattcaaaagtgtaattaagaatAAATGTGTAATTTTGGTTAGAAGTAAACTTTTCAAAAAAAGTTTGAATATGTACTAATGTTCCAAAGAGTTTTAAACCAAAATACAATTTATAACTAAGAGTTACAAAAAtagtcgatctaagcggcaaagcTAGACTTTTAtcctaagtccctcaaaataaATCTCGACCGTGGAAGCTGAGTGGGTTGagtatgtacacgccgctcctaaagccctccaactcatggttgatcctgttgacgctgtttttcgccaacagtgaaagaatagcacgtaaacaataatcagtaatggccaataaaaatatgataacacacacacgattttttacgtggttcagcagttaaatctgcctagtccacgagtctttcttattaagatttaagaatatctctgaaaatccttcaaggatgaattctccagagtttttcctcaagattacaaaaattcggtcctttacaatggtacatgacctctctatttatagagaagattgcagaatactatcccacataattcgggtagttactctatatttgcaaatagattaaatggcattaaatacCTGCAATCCGatgtaaaaggaaacgtcccctgaagaccagggggcatataactaatcaaataatatcccctgATTGTAGGGAATTTTCagcaataaatgtagactgcgtcttgccattgatgactcattaggatattcaaagttattatcctatatcaccaaggccattTTCTCCCAGAtttcttactgactttcgagctatgacatttcccgaggccacatggcttcgaGCTAGTACGCGCatcaggctcggagccctgaCCCCGAGGTCATCCCAGAGAGCAGATGCACCTCGGGCCCTATCCTTCGAgctcgtgaggatttcgaggctaccatcttcgaagtcgtctctgtttCGTAGGCTCGCTGTTTAgatttcgaacatattccagactttacgagttcactcattatgaatccagctttcgatgTCACAatcctcatggctcgaaatctgggtataacatcttgccccctcaaaagtatctgtTCGAATCctgtgagaaggaaacttttgaactaccttcttcgggaaccgtattgtcacatacttgagaatggacacgtgtcagtcgGGTATTGCTTGTTCAgcgtactcgagtaccttggaaatctgtccatgatcattcgtctgccaccttttcggtaccatcatgtcatcaatccctGACTGTTGGATCTtatgaggattctggccaatggctcagattaatcctttttatcACTTTTTTCCCTCTATGTATATAAGgtctcttcttcctcttattttacacgcatcagaagCAAAAGAGAAGGGACAAAACTAGAGGccatcccagaaaacttcttgcTTGCGCATGTTCTCCCAGCCGAAGAAACAGAGGACCACCAGTTTGTTTGAGACCGTGTGCTCATACCtacagcctctccttcaatcgacgatttctctgcaatcgccaacCTTGTGTAAGTGTCCGActgtctttttatttttctttatgccaGTTCCTATTcgtattgttcttgttatttctatGAATGTACTAGTCTATTTTCTTAGTACGATACGTTAGGGAATTTTTGTCCGATAGGCTTTCACATTTTAAGTCTCCATACtgggtttacatcactggttcatacccagttttggtgtttgagcaagatctttttttttttctgggttttaaaattttaaaagacattCCTTGtataccaagatattgggtataaaaccttggccttaaagaacgcacgatacccaagattaccttttctggataaccgccactctttttcccctgattttcgggatttaaaaaaaaattgttcactctcctcctttttctcgtggaatacacgttctgactcaATCGGAGTCTTAGTTTCGAGCTCGCTGCATTATTACGCATTCTCCGAGCTTATCctgtcaagctcgtaattcttgaacccttgcatgcatggccctcaccattttttctttctcgctaaatgtcatagaatctggaaagacggtgggggtcgttgctggcaatcccttactcgccaaaaaccccgagcccagagtcgctgtttgctcggaatcaacgtctgattcgcgagtacgatctcgagcgcgagcaggaggatatccgagcccattatcgccgccaaattgacgaggtcatagaaaagaagaggagaactcttcgggaggccctttatccagagtccaattcagggcctaggccgatccccctcgaccccgcattaaaggtcaccatcgcgtatagtccaggagaactccaattttcattgatgggggagccttcttcctcgcagccgagtagagaattctttgaggccgagcactactggagctcggtcaccTCAATAATTCAGGTAACTGACATCTTGGCATTACATGGCCTTAGGCTGTCAAGCTCCTTGAGATGTTGAGCTCCAACCTCTAGTGAACGAAGCTGCCATGCTCCAGGGACTGGAAACCCTGACATTaagctgaggtatgcggcatggagccaggaacacatgaaggcaggagctctactgcctttgaagtctttcttcaaggacttcacggactttgttgggttggccccgttccagctcaacaccaattcttacagggtcctgtcagccctaaggtcgttataccacgagctgaagtgggaaggaccttcaccacaggagattttatatctcttttgtctgaaaagcaacccctcccgagctcggggaggagatggtttttactacctttcgagctatcccaaagagaaaaaggtatTTGAAGATCTCCttaatcatccacctgatttcaaaaaagccttcttctggacaaatggcctgtccccgtttcaatgctactcattcaggcggattcgtaagtattccagctttctttatctctgtgctcgggcttTGGTTTGTAGGTTTGTACTTAGTTAAAAggtgtcttattttccagccaattttcaacgtccttcccccgacgtcacgatgaaggagcatagagagaccctgctccaacttccttacgaccggaggtctctctcgtacctcttacatgagagtaagctccgagcttgcagactcttgggagatggccagtccacctcagactggtccaataagaagtatgatcattgggagcaagtgcctttgcccacaggcatccttcccccgaggaaagaggtgaggcctccacctccagctcgccgaaggagtccaccatcggggaatgaggctaatgatgaagcctcgagctcagagtCGGATGAaaaaggtaaagtcatccttacctcgagaatgtggtcccccgccttattaaagcataaacccgataggttagtttcatgtctgtatgatagataccacttctacatatggactcGGGTAGACgatcgagttcataggtttgataattggctcgggaagtatgacaccatgtacagtctaaacgaggtgtggaacgggatagccatccaatacgggaccaatgattatagggacctttcgaggttgacgcccacctatagggaaggtactccccccgcctcttctgaagataggggaatttcatggtccccgagttctagttcgggggagagttccagttaggtctttctttacttagtttttttttccttttttttttttttctattcaagTCTATTAGCATGATGTCTgacttcgattggaactgtgcaggtgccatggactccgacctcgacaacatcatcaagagtggtggcgccaaaaggagcaagcgtcccagggtGAGGTCGCGAAAGGTGGATCGGCCTGCCAAAGTCCccaagaggaccgagaagacacctcctcccccagcttCGCCTGTTACCAGTTCCATCACGGCGCCGTCTTCGTAGGTTGGTGCCTCAACCGTGGCTCCGAATTCGCAGGCCGGTGCCTCTATCATGACCGGgccccaacttcctgtagtggtTCGGCCGACACTCGGTCCACTTCCTAGAAAGCCTTCAGCTTTCTCGAACTcagaagctgtcagtttctacccACATGGAGGAGTATGTTATTGACAATGCAGCTGGAtcccatgggtctacgctgggctcggatgttatgtcccgaatcggccagagctttagtagtctcgaagctcctcagtggcaatacttgaacaatgcccgagactgcactgccctctatgagaagagtatcgagctcactgccgcggtaagttttcttctacttcttagttATAATCACACAGACCTGGCACTAATGACGATTTCTTCTtttgtcagtctcttgcctttactgcccagctcaactataagttgaacaatgagatccattcgagcaagtcttatgctcaggaggcgaaggatctccacctcaaagcaagtgatgacctgaaggcagcaaatgcaaagTTTGAGGCAGGAGCTAAGGAGCTTGAGGCCTAGGCATCCGAGCTTGGGAAGTTGAAAGCTaggctcgaggagcttgagaaggagaattccAAGCTCGCTGAacttgagaaggagaacgctcggctccaggaggccaacaaaaagctcgaagaagacaaggccgccaccttcgatattattgagggtgaaaaggctcgtctccttgctgagtataaagagaagaaggaccaggcggttgattcggccatgtacagaatgtgggccaacaacaaagacctggataccagcttcttaggccctctcgAGGCGAAGCTTcttgataagtggaatgctcggcttgagaaggaagaggctgctcgggaggccgcctcCGAGGGAGCCCGGAAGGATAGTCATGTTATTCGTCCTAAGGGGTCCGgcgctgctgatgctgagaaggccaaggagactcctccttcttgaatctgatctcgggtgttgactatgaatttagccaacgacgtaagaacgtcaactacgacaagccttcaagagaataataaacgacaacagacagtttttatcaatgaaagtaaataacacgagattttatagtggttcagccccgatgatcggtaatagcctaatccacttagagattttattactgtattcacactcaagatcagatgaaccgtgtcaactgagtttcttcagtgtaaaatattccagaatacaaaaaggggttctctcagggaaaacactttctctctctagaacacaggttaactcttgattttgccaaaagtccctttatgatcctcccaaccctctatttatagacctgggattctcaactgatatcccctttcgatagggatatttcattatttaccttatatttatattacaaaataaatgtttaaaatacaactgatccctaaattcgagtgaagagtgagagattcccggatgctttgaccaattctcactgaagtagtttcgggtagtttgacgtagtctctcacgcatgttgattactcttcaagcttttcgtgggtcaaaggtggtatgtgcatttggctctcctcggaccaaggtggtccgaggatacttactttgcttcttactTCGGGCACATTCGAGGTATATcccttcattgtgtccgatcagacacaatggttgtcttctttggcttaaggtggttcaaaccaccctctttggctccttcagtcaaggtccgatcggaccttgtactctcctccttggaccaaggtggtccgagccatctcttCATGACCTCCTCGAACCAAGATGGTCCAAGGCACCCCTCAtaggcatcatgtccgatcggacacaatgctcctctcctcggaccaaaatggtccgagcctcctttgttcaaccaaggtccgatcggaccttggactcttctcctcggaccaaggtggtccgagccacctttCACATatcatctccttggaccaaaatggtccaaggtacctctcttatgagtatgtccgatcggacatagtcccattctcctcggaccaaaaatggtccgagcctctccttttcaaccaaaGCTCGATCGGACTTCAAcagcttctcctcggaccaaggtggtccgaggtatACTTTTCCTCCTTctcacctcattcaagcccaagtaTACCTCTTTCACATCATACCCGATCGaccattatgtggctttccccttgagtaaaacttgagccttggtcactctttgaactcattcgagccacacctaacaagaggtcccctaagcttaggtccgatcggacctattgcttttatCCTTTGAACCAAAACCCAAACCTCCCCTTCAACTTCCTGGACTTGGCTCCAACTCAATCATTAGGGTCCTTAAACTAAGGTCCCAGCCAAGCAACCCTTggaccaaatattctcttcggtcggatgtatttggcttgactatctgtccaattccttaactgatgtattgggccattactaagccagatcaccccactaactcatgccatgtgccaattttactgccacgtcattctttccaaatttttgggataacatttgccccccaagtttattatgtgatttattcacgtaataaactttttctccagctgacgtcattataaaaaataataactgttcatcttcatgcagcagacccacgatcactgcaaaaatccacccatgatcgtggagagaaaaatagtCCCAGAATACCAAAGGTTCAGAAGTAAATaaaaaacccacttttttccctttaaatatccACACTTTACACTCTTTtcttcacacatacaaaaattaCTCTCAAAGAACCCTTCatcttctctcttggccgaaatcCCCAAGGACCCTTCTTCTTGCCGATTTCACAAGCTCAAAAGggggagctcttcatcttcaagcaacCTTTAAGCAAACCCAAAGTTCTCCaaccttgggtaagtcttcttctccatgcctcttagattgctatattttttttttttttagaaattctcaaaaaaaaatgccatggccgaatatgcatgtgtgccttgaatgttcttgaagttcttgaaaatgttttgtacaatgtgtttgcttgttgttttgatgaggtttgtggcatgggtaacccgAGTTCACccctaatttcataggaatttcaagacaatttggctattttgacatgaatgtgaatatgggttttgagggttttgatagtGTAATGGGTTTCTAAGATCATGAAGGAAAACCTTTCACTTTtatgctttgatcttgttttttgttAGTGTGAATGATGGAATGTGTTTAGACTAGGGATTTTTAGGGCTTTGCCCATTTGATTTGGATTTAGGGGTAGGCAAAGCATGCAATTAGGGACCATTTTTCACTCGGTTtttgcccagaaattctgggcataTGTGCTTCTCTTGAGGCGTACAAAATCCATCAGGTCCGATCGGAGCTCACGTCAAAGCACCTTAGCCAACGACGCCTTCTTGAGTTGTGGGTAAGTCATTAGGTCCGATCGGAACGCACGTCCGATCGGAGCTCTCGTCTAAGGTTGGAAGTGGTTGCCTTTCTTTTCATACCCGATCGGACATTCAAAAAATTTCAGACAaatgtgtggtccgatcggaccacactttcTTCCCTTTGCAATTAAGTGCTCAACTCCCTTGACAGCCAAGTTTGAACCCCTTTAGACACCCATGCCCGATCGAGCAGAGAGTGTTGCTGCTGGCTAGGAGTTTCGGAGGCACAAGGCACACGTCCGATCGGACCTCAACATCTTCTCCTCGGGCGTGCTACGTCCGATCGGACGTCCTGGGGACTTCGCGTGAGGCTCGCGCGGTGGCGAGGCAGGACGTCTCCTGGCTAGAATGTGTCCTATCAGGCCAATTTTATTTTGCTCTGGGCTCACGTGGATGGATGGTTCCTTGACCCATGAGCTCTGAACGCCTCTTTGGTCATGTCTCGTCCGATCGGGCGTGTCACAGGCGATTTGATGTTAGGCTCGCACGGAGGTAGGGTCGAATGTCCTCTTGGCTAGGCTATGTACGATCGGATGCATAGAACTTCCCTCTTGAGCccaaaatgtg
It encodes the following:
- the LOC133819704 gene encoding aspartate--tRNA ligase 2, cytoplasmic, whose translation is MSGQEPPLPSQSEQSQEDDSTSVSKKAAKKEAAKLEKLRRRQEAALATAAASLSVEEDPLSDNYGDVPLVELQSKTPSDINSWTEVGALNEALKDQHVLVRGRAQTIRSVSKNMAFVVVRERGFTVQCVITAIPDVVSRQMVKFVSGLSRESIVDVEGIVSVPKDPIKGATQQVEVQVRKLYCVNRALPTLPIIVEDAARSEIEIEKALQAGEQLVRVNQDTRLNNRVIDIRTPANQGIFRIQSQVGTIFRQFLLSENFFEIHTPKLIAGSSEGGASVFRLDYKGQPACLAQSPQLHKQMAICGDFGRVFEIGPVFRAEDSFTHRHLCEFTGLDVEMEIKNHYFEVMDVVDRLFVAMFDGLNKNCEKELEAVGKQYPFEPLKYLRKTLRLTFEEGVQMLKDAGVEVDPLGDLNTETERKLGKLVLEKYGTEFYILHRYPLAVRPFYTMPCYDNPAYSNSFDVFIRGEEIISGAQRVHVPELLVERAEACGIDVKTVSTYIDSFRYGAPPHGGFGVGLERVVMLFCGLNNIRKTSLFPRDPLRIAP